The following coding sequences lie in one Corynebacterium anserum genomic window:
- a CDS encoding AI-2E family transporter: MNSSTNGRASRDNNEGRDFADFLAGSRRMDPKNMLPLPDSADSDRTAPVIPEGITEDPETKVVSQEPTDTSTQDITDEALQQQEIEGSDLSLSKVTPAQKRLIEKKAKKAKKSGDSVADAYSEQTLNPEQRDRAEVIGSSVRWFAGWCLRFLIMALAAYVLFNVIGKLWAGILPVLLSLIVCSVLWPVVRFLRKMKIPNGVAVLLTILGFFAVIGGIFALIAPPAVDQSRELVNQANDGIRTIQDWLAGPPLNLEETQLNDALSQATSWLQKQSGNIASEVAAGASATLSALVTLLIMLVLTFFFLKDGENFLPLIRRITGRRVGWHLTEVLTRMWNTLGGFVRTQAIVSFIDAFFIGIGLIILNVPLAGALAVLTFFAGFIPMIGAITAGTLSVLIALVAVDFQTAVIVLILIIAVQQIEGNILQPVLQSRAMDVHPVIILLAVTLGGTLFGIIGAFLAVPVAAMIAVALRYMGDLTDLSTGEKTTTDINFATKAGTLTGAQNEQAAKRWQELRQQMKQDAEKLNFSNLLNPLRGNDKSSGSHK; the protein is encoded by the coding sequence ATGAACTCTAGCACTAACGGTCGCGCCTCTCGCGACAATAACGAAGGCCGAGATTTCGCTGATTTCTTGGCGGGGTCGAGGCGCATGGATCCTAAGAACATGTTACCTCTGCCTGACTCCGCAGATAGCGACCGCACCGCTCCTGTTATCCCTGAAGGAATCACAGAGGATCCGGAAACGAAGGTGGTGAGCCAAGAGCCAACCGATACGTCGACTCAGGACATCACCGACGAAGCACTCCAACAGCAGGAAATTGAAGGGTCTGACTTATCTCTTTCCAAAGTCACCCCCGCCCAAAAGCGGCTCATAGAGAAAAAGGCTAAGAAAGCGAAAAAATCAGGGGATTCTGTCGCTGATGCTTATTCAGAGCAGACTCTCAACCCTGAGCAGCGCGACCGGGCGGAAGTCATCGGCAGCTCTGTCCGATGGTTCGCCGGTTGGTGCTTACGCTTTTTAATTATGGCTCTAGCGGCATACGTTCTGTTTAACGTCATTGGAAAACTGTGGGCAGGTATTCTTCCGGTTCTGCTATCACTAATTGTCTGCAGCGTGCTGTGGCCAGTGGTGCGTTTCCTCCGCAAGATGAAGATTCCCAATGGCGTCGCCGTTTTGCTCACGATCTTGGGCTTCTTCGCCGTCATCGGCGGGATCTTTGCACTCATTGCACCACCAGCGGTGGATCAGTCACGCGAGCTGGTGAACCAGGCGAACGATGGTATCCGCACTATTCAGGACTGGCTGGCGGGACCTCCTCTGAATTTGGAGGAGACTCAGCTCAACGATGCATTGTCGCAGGCCACCTCATGGCTACAGAAGCAGTCCGGAAATATTGCCTCTGAAGTTGCCGCCGGCGCATCTGCTACCCTCTCTGCACTGGTCACTTTGCTGATCATGCTGGTTTTGACCTTCTTCTTCCTGAAGGACGGGGAGAATTTCCTCCCGTTGATCCGCCGCATCACTGGCCGTCGCGTCGGTTGGCACCTCACCGAGGTTCTCACCCGCATGTGGAACACCCTGGGTGGTTTCGTTCGTACTCAGGCCATCGTCTCCTTCATCGACGCTTTCTTCATCGGCATTGGCTTGATAATCCTCAATGTTCCACTGGCTGGGGCTTTGGCGGTACTAACGTTCTTCGCTGGATTTATCCCAATGATCGGCGCTATTACCGCAGGCACCCTGTCCGTTCTCATCGCCTTGGTTGCAGTGGATTTCCAGACTGCCGTTATTGTGTTGATCTTGATCATCGCGGTGCAACAGATCGAGGGCAATATCTTGCAGCCTGTCCTGCAGTCGCGCGCGATGGATGTTCACCCAGTGATCATTTTGCTGGCGGTCACTTTGGGCGGCACTCTCTTCGGCATTATCGGCGCATTCCTGGCTGTCCCCGTTGCGGCAATGATCGCGGTGGCGCTGCGCTATATGGGGGATTTAACGGATCTTTCAACCGGTGAGAAAACAACCACCGACATTAATTTCGCAACCAAGGCCGGAACACTCACAGGCGCTCAAAATGAACAAGCCGCTAAGCGCTGGCAGGAGCTGCGTCAACAGATGAAGCAGGATGCCGAAAAATTAAACTTTTCCAACCTGCTTAATCCACTACGTGGCAATGACAAAAGTTCAGGCTCACATAAGTAG
- the metS gene encoding methionine/alanine import NSS transporter subunit MetS — protein MSATAIVMMVLFVLVIWGGLVASITMLRDTDDDTTGELGNAPGTDDASLLAAQH, from the coding sequence ATGTCTGCAACCGCAATTGTTATGATGGTCCTGTTTGTGTTGGTGATCTGGGGTGGCTTGGTCGCTTCTATCACGATGCTGAGGGACACTGACGATGACACCACCGGTGAACTGGGCAACGCACCCGGTACTGACGATGCGTCGCTTCTCGCTGCTCAGCACTAA
- a CDS encoding sodium-dependent transporter has translation MANTTQKSPAKRETFNSRLMFMMAAIGSAVGLGNIWRFPYVTYDNGGGAFLIPYLVALLTAGIPILWFDFAIGHRYRASAPLAFRRMARWAEPIGWFKAGVAFFIAIYYAAILAWAGLYTVKSFNQAWGDDPESYLMNDFLKMDSSSTFSGDFVLPILVTLIAVWIFAIAVLAMNVNKGIGSLTLVFVPVLIILFVIMVVRALFLDGALEGLNAFFTPDWSALSNTSVWIAAYGQIFFSLSVGFGIMITYASYLKPRSNLTGTGMTTAFANSSFEVLAGIGVFATLGFMSVTSHVAVGDVASGGIGLAFIAFPTIINQMPMGALFGVMFFGSLFLAGITSLISIMEVVFAALSEKLGWNRATTAIVFGTIMAVLSTVMFASTSSLVILDIMDKWTNNLGIVFCAAMALLIVAWVTGRRNEIAQHLNAVSSIRVGRIWEFCAFILTPVALIIMMFNEIKSMLAEPYGGYSSAQLNLFGWGTLAVIVIAGIVLSALPYSKKTITDRIPGSDFGVPAKGRRKGEPNPLVVGAVSSSTDATSTTSTTPRS, from the coding sequence ATGGCCAACACCACTCAGAAGTCCCCCGCCAAGCGGGAGACATTTAATAGCCGCCTGATGTTTATGATGGCTGCCATCGGCTCGGCCGTGGGCCTTGGTAACATCTGGCGTTTCCCTTATGTCACCTATGACAACGGTGGCGGCGCGTTCCTGATTCCTTATCTGGTTGCTCTTCTGACCGCAGGTATCCCCATCCTGTGGTTCGACTTCGCTATCGGCCACCGCTACCGCGCCTCTGCGCCTTTGGCTTTCCGCCGGATGGCTCGCTGGGCTGAACCGATCGGTTGGTTCAAAGCTGGTGTGGCTTTCTTCATCGCGATCTACTACGCGGCTATTCTGGCTTGGGCAGGCCTCTACACCGTCAAGTCTTTCAATCAGGCGTGGGGCGATGATCCAGAGTCCTACCTGATGAATGACTTTCTCAAGATGGATTCCTCATCCACTTTCTCCGGCGATTTCGTCCTCCCTATTTTGGTCACACTCATCGCTGTGTGGATCTTTGCCATTGCTGTTCTCGCCATGAATGTGAATAAGGGCATTGGTTCACTGACCCTGGTCTTCGTGCCGGTACTGATTATTCTGTTCGTCATCATGGTTGTCCGCGCTTTGTTCTTGGACGGAGCTTTGGAGGGGCTGAATGCTTTCTTCACCCCTGACTGGTCTGCGCTTTCTAATACGTCTGTGTGGATCGCGGCGTATGGTCAGATCTTCTTCTCTCTGTCTGTGGGCTTCGGTATCATGATCACTTACGCTTCCTACCTCAAGCCACGCAGCAACCTCACCGGCACCGGCATGACTACCGCATTCGCTAATTCGTCCTTCGAGGTTCTCGCAGGCATCGGTGTGTTCGCCACCTTGGGGTTCATGTCTGTCACGAGCCACGTTGCTGTTGGTGATGTTGCAAGCGGTGGTATCGGATTAGCGTTTATCGCCTTCCCGACCATCATTAACCAGATGCCAATGGGCGCACTGTTCGGTGTGATGTTCTTCGGTTCCTTGTTCTTGGCTGGCATCACTTCATTGATCTCCATCATGGAGGTCGTTTTCGCAGCGCTGAGCGAGAAGCTCGGATGGAACCGTGCAACGACCGCGATTGTTTTCGGTACCATCATGGCGGTGCTGTCCACTGTGATGTTCGCCTCCACGTCCAGCTTGGTCATTTTGGACATCATGGATAAGTGGACCAACAATCTGGGCATTGTGTTCTGTGCAGCGATGGCTTTGCTCATCGTCGCCTGGGTCACTGGTCGTCGCAATGAGATTGCCCAACACCTCAACGCAGTTTCCTCTATCCGTGTTGGCCGTATTTGGGAATTCTGTGCCTTTATCCTCACGCCGGTTGCGCTCATCATCATGATGTTTAATGAGATCAAGAGCATGCTTGCCGAGCCTTATGGTGGCTACAGCTCGGCTCAGTTGAATTTGTTCGGCTGGGGCACGTTGGCTGTGATTGTGATTGCCGGCATTGTGTTGTCTGCTCTGCCGTATAGTAAGAAGACCATCACTGATCGCATTCCTGGTTCTGACTTCGGCGTTCCTGCGAAAGGACGTAGGAAGGGTGAGCCTAATCCTTTGGTTGTAGGGGCCGTTTCCTCTTCGACCGACGCCACTTCCACCACGTCCACCACCCCAAGGAGCTAA
- the ychF gene encoding redox-regulated ATPase YchF, which yields MTLTLGIVGLPNVGKSTLFNALTRNDVLAANYPFATIEPNVGLVELPDPRLNRLAEIFGSERILPATVSFVDIAGIVKGASDGEGMGNAFLSNIREADAICQVVRAFSDDNVIHVDGRVDPAADISVIETELILADLQTIEKALPRLTKEAKKNKDLVEQVEGAKKAQEILEDGRTLSSAAAHGEIDLASVRDLHLMTAKPFLYVFNSDEAVLTDDAKKQELRELVAPAECVFLDAATEAELLELDDDEAAELLASVGQEEPGLQTLAKAGFDTLGLQTYLTAGPKESRAWTIRKGSTAPQAAGVIHTDFERGFIKAEIVAFDDLDDLGSMAEARAHGKVRQEGKDYVMRDGDVVEFKFNV from the coding sequence GTGACTCTTACTCTCGGAATCGTTGGTCTGCCGAATGTTGGCAAGTCCACCTTGTTTAATGCCCTGACCCGTAATGACGTGCTGGCCGCCAATTATCCATTTGCAACCATCGAACCAAACGTTGGCTTAGTTGAGCTGCCAGACCCCCGCCTGAACCGTTTGGCTGAGATCTTCGGCTCTGAGCGCATTCTTCCGGCCACCGTGTCTTTTGTGGATATCGCCGGCATCGTCAAGGGAGCATCGGATGGAGAGGGCATGGGTAATGCCTTCCTCTCCAATATTCGGGAGGCCGACGCCATCTGCCAAGTTGTGCGGGCGTTCTCGGACGATAACGTGATCCACGTCGACGGACGTGTGGATCCCGCTGCAGACATTTCTGTGATCGAGACAGAATTGATCCTTGCGGATCTGCAAACCATCGAGAAGGCACTGCCGCGTTTGACGAAGGAAGCAAAGAAAAATAAGGATCTGGTCGAGCAGGTTGAGGGAGCGAAGAAGGCTCAAGAGATTCTAGAAGATGGGCGAACATTATCTTCAGCAGCTGCACACGGGGAGATTGACCTGGCTTCCGTGCGTGATCTTCACCTGATGACCGCAAAACCATTCCTTTATGTCTTCAACTCCGACGAAGCAGTGCTGACCGACGATGCAAAGAAGCAAGAACTGCGGGAGCTTGTTGCTCCCGCCGAGTGCGTCTTCCTCGATGCAGCCACTGAGGCTGAGCTCTTAGAGCTCGATGACGATGAGGCTGCTGAGCTGCTGGCGTCGGTGGGTCAGGAGGAACCCGGGCTACAGACTCTCGCTAAAGCAGGGTTTGATACCTTGGGACTTCAGACCTACCTCACGGCTGGACCGAAGGAATCTCGCGCTTGGACTATCCGCAAGGGATCGACCGCCCCGCAGGCCGCGGGCGTGATCCACACCGATTTTGAACGCGGATTCATTAAGGCTGAGATCGTCGCATTCGATGATCTTGATGACCTCGGTTCTATGGCTGAGGCACGTGCACACGGAAAAGTTCGCCAAGAGGGCAAGGACTATGTGATGCGCGATGGAGATGTGGTCGAGTTTAAGTTCAACGTCTAG